In Romboutsia lituseburensis, a genomic segment contains:
- a CDS encoding TrmH family RNA methyltransferase: MSIMITAKDNERVKYTKSLLKTKNRNKESKFIIEGYRILTLAIECNANLEYVFINEDFEKKEEHVSFLDILKSKNIKTYKTTNKIFDDLIDTENTQGILGVVKFKPKTLEENLTDENRFVLILDRIQDPGNMGTIIRTADAAGVDAIVALKGCVDVYNPKVIRSTMGSIFDMNIIHTTQDEALRVLKLKNFDIVSSYLDTNNYYNTVEYNYKTALVIGNEANGINEELVSKSDVLVKIPIYGKAESLNAAISSAILMYEIKKYLV; encoded by the coding sequence ATGTCTATAATGATAACAGCTAAAGATAATGAAAGAGTAAAATATACAAAATCATTATTGAAAACAAAAAATAGAAATAAAGAATCAAAGTTTATAATAGAGGGATATAGAATTCTGACTCTTGCTATAGAATGTAATGCAAATTTAGAATATGTTTTTATAAATGAAGATTTTGAAAAAAAAGAAGAACATGTGAGTTTTTTAGACATATTAAAATCGAAAAATATAAAAACATATAAAACTACAAATAAGATATTTGATGACTTAATAGATACGGAAAATACGCAAGGTATTTTAGGTGTAGTTAAATTCAAGCCTAAAACTCTAGAAGAAAACTTAACTGATGAAAATAGATTTGTTCTTATATTAGATAGAATACAAGATCCTGGTAATATGGGAACCATAATAAGAACTGCAGATGCAGCGGGAGTAGATGCAATAGTGGCTTTAAAAGGGTGTGTTGATGTATACAATCCTAAAGTTATAAGATCAACTATGGGTTCAATATTTGATATGAATATAATACATACAACTCAAGATGAAGCACTAAGAGTTCTTAAATTAAAGAATTTCGATATAGTATCAAGTTATTTAGATACAAATAACTATTATAATACTGTAGAGTACAATTATAAAACAGCATTAGTTATAGGAAATGAAGCAAATGGTATAAATGAGGAACTAGTATCAAAATCAGATGTACTGGTTAAAATACCTATATACGGAAAAGCAGAATCTTTAAATGCGGCAATAAGTTCTGCAATTCTTATGTATGAAATAAAGAAATACCTAGTTTAG
- the pheT gene encoding phenylalanine--tRNA ligase subunit beta translates to MLVPVKWLRDYVNIDKETQEFADMMTMTGSKVEAVEFYGKETNGVEVCKILEIEQHPDADRLKVTKVEVANGEVLQIVTNATNIKVGDYVPVARIGAVLPGDFKIKKGKLRGVLSEGMFCGAEELTIPDQYVEDHKKDGIYILDHQDSFELGMDVRDVLGINDALIEFEITSNRPDCRSIIGIAREAAVTLGTDLKFPEIKVDGSNEEMQFEIDIQTDLCKRYCGKVVKDVKVGPSPYWMQRRLIEAGMRPINNIVDITNYVMLELGQPLHAFDLDDIKYNKMIVKLAQEGEKFTTLDGVERTLTSDMLVIGNQDKTLDLAGIMGGENSEIKDETISIFLEGASFAKENIRATSKKLGLRTEASSRFEKGIDVNLTEMAVNRACQLIEELGCGTVLNGMLDYYPTKEEVQKVTVNPQRINKLLGVNVPMDQFINILERLEFKCNLISSDKLELEVPSFRLDITEDADILEEIARIYGYENIPAADLEGNATAGVKTENQKFMDKVKENSIACGLNEILTYSFVSPRGVDKINLPENDEKRSFVKIMNPLGEETSVMRTTLIPNMLNVLSTNVSHKVEEAYAFECGNTFTPQNGLPVETKKYCVGMYGKEVDFFSLKGIVETILNNVGLKGYEIESETTNSTFHPGRCAKVVYNNICVGTFGELHPDVIENYNLGQRVYVAEINADLVFENITLVKRYSALPKYPSTSRDIALIVKDEVFVKQIEDIIKANASDILESYKLFDVYKGSQIEEGHKSIAYSITYRSAEKTLTDEDVAKVHDKILSELSEKLNANLR, encoded by the coding sequence ATGTTAGTACCTGTAAAATGGCTTAGAGACTATGTAAATATAGATAAAGAAACACAAGAATTTGCTGATATGATGACTATGACAGGATCAAAAGTTGAAGCAGTAGAATTCTACGGAAAAGAAACAAATGGAGTTGAAGTATGTAAAATACTAGAAATAGAACAACATCCAGATGCAGATAGATTAAAAGTTACAAAGGTAGAAGTAGCAAATGGTGAAGTGCTTCAAATAGTAACGAATGCAACTAATATAAAAGTTGGAGATTATGTTCCTGTTGCTAGAATAGGCGCAGTACTTCCAGGAGACTTCAAAATAAAGAAAGGTAAGTTAAGAGGAGTATTATCAGAAGGAATGTTCTGTGGTGCAGAAGAATTAACTATACCAGATCAATATGTTGAAGATCATAAAAAAGATGGTATATATATATTAGATCATCAAGATTCATTTGAATTAGGGATGGATGTTAGAGATGTATTAGGTATCAACGATGCATTAATAGAATTTGAAATAACTTCAAACAGACCAGATTGTAGATCAATAATAGGTATAGCTAGAGAAGCTGCTGTTACTTTAGGAACAGATTTAAAATTCCCAGAGATAAAAGTTGATGGATCAAATGAAGAAATGCAATTTGAGATAGATATTCAAACTGACTTATGTAAGAGATACTGCGGTAAAGTTGTAAAAGATGTTAAAGTTGGACCATCTCCATACTGGATGCAAAGAAGACTTATAGAAGCAGGTATGAGACCTATAAATAATATAGTGGATATAACAAATTATGTTATGTTAGAACTTGGTCAACCTCTTCATGCATTTGATTTAGATGATATAAAATACAATAAAATGATAGTTAAATTAGCTCAAGAAGGTGAAAAGTTTACTACATTAGATGGTGTTGAAAGAACATTAACATCAGATATGCTAGTAATAGGAAACCAAGATAAGACATTAGACTTAGCTGGTATAATGGGTGGAGAAAACTCAGAAATAAAAGATGAAACAATATCGATATTCTTAGAAGGAGCAAGCTTTGCTAAGGAAAATATAAGAGCTACATCTAAGAAGTTAGGATTAAGAACTGAAGCATCTTCTAGATTTGAAAAAGGAATAGATGTTAATTTAACAGAAATGGCTGTAAATAGAGCTTGTCAGTTAATTGAAGAATTAGGATGTGGTACAGTATTAAATGGAATGCTAGATTACTATCCAACTAAAGAAGAAGTTCAAAAGGTAACAGTTAACCCACAAAGAATAAATAAATTATTAGGTGTTAATGTACCTATGGATCAATTTATAAACATATTAGAAAGATTAGAGTTTAAATGTAATTTAATAAGCTCTGATAAACTAGAATTAGAAGTACCGAGCTTTAGATTAGATATAACTGAAGATGCAGATATATTAGAAGAAATAGCTAGAATATATGGATATGAAAATATACCAGCAGCAGACTTAGAAGGAAATGCTACAGCTGGTGTAAAAACTGAAAATCAAAAATTCATGGATAAAGTAAAAGAAAACTCTATAGCATGTGGATTAAATGAAATATTAACATATTCATTTGTAAGTCCTAGAGGTGTAGATAAAATAAACTTACCAGAAAATGATGAGAAAAGAAGTTTTGTAAAAATAATGAATCCACTAGGAGAAGAAACTTCTGTAATGAGAACTACATTAATTCCTAATATGTTAAATGTATTATCTACAAATGTATCTCATAAAGTAGAGGAAGCTTATGCTTTTGAATGTGGAAATACGTTCACTCCTCAAAATGGATTACCAGTAGAGACTAAAAAATATTGCGTAGGAATGTATGGAAAAGAAGTTGATTTCTTCTCATTAAAAGGTATTGTTGAAACTATATTAAACAATGTAGGCTTAAAAGGATATGAAATTGAATCAGAAACTACAAACTCGACATTCCATCCTGGAAGATGTGCAAAAGTAGTGTATAATAATATATGTGTAGGTACTTTTGGTGAATTACATCCAGACGTTATAGAAAATTATAACTTAGGTCAAAGGGTTTATGTTGCAGAAATAAATGCAGATCTAGTATTTGAAAACATAACTTTAGTTAAGAGATATAGCGCATTACCAAAATACCCATCTACATCTAGAGATATAGCATTAATAGTTAAAGATGAAGTATTTGTTAAGCAAATAGAAGATATAATAAAGGCTAATGCATCTGATATATTAGAAAGTTACAAGTTATTTGACGTTTATAAAGGTTCTCAAATAGAAGAAGGACACAAGTCTATAGCTTACTCTATAACATATAGAAGTGCTGAAAAAACTTTAACAGATGAAGATGTAGCAAAAGTACACGATAAGATATTAAGTGAGTTAAGTGAAAAACTAAACGCAAACTTAAGATAA
- the zapA gene encoding cell division protein ZapA, protein MNKVMVKINGNEYPMVGEKSEKHMLSVASYVDKEMTRVKEANPKLSASMAAILSAINIADIFFECSTENEDIIKENEELKRKVGNSDEELKIEMRNLQAALQSKDKEEQDYQAQIEDLNKVIEEQKKQIEELGNKVGSSNGEVENYKTQIEELKEQLTASEEKAEVAQKLSSKFQNDAYKIQLEKIELENEVKYLRAMK, encoded by the coding sequence ATGAATAAGGTTATGGTAAAAATCAACGGTAATGAATATCCGATGGTGGGCGAAAAATCAGAAAAACATATGTTAAGTGTTGCATCATATGTTGATAAAGAAATGACTAGGGTTAAGGAAGCAAATCCTAAGCTAAGTGCATCAATGGCAGCTATATTATCAGCAATAAATATAGCTGATATATTCTTTGAATGCTCTACAGAAAATGAAGATATAATAAAAGAAAATGAAGAGTTAAAAAGAAAAGTTGGAAATTCAGATGAAGAGCTTAAGATAGAAATGAGAAATTTACAAGCTGCTCTTCAAAGTAAAGACAAAGAAGAACAAGATTACCAAGCACAAATAGAGGACTTAAATAAGGTGATAGAAGAACAGAAGAAGCAAATAGAAGAATTAGGAAACAAAGTTGGTTCTTCTAATGGTGAAGTTGAAAACTATAAGACTCAAATAGAAGAGCTTAAAGAACAACTTACAGCATCTGAAGAAAAAGCAGAAGTTGCTCAAAAACTATCATCTAAGTTCCAAAATGATGCATATAAGATTCAGTTAGAAAAAATTGAGCTTGAAAATGAGGTT
- a CDS encoding potassium channel family protein produces MKQYIVIGCGRFGASVATTMHLLGHQVMAIDKGEEIIQNIADKVTHAAIVDVTDEQSLRSLGLGNFDVAIVAIGSDIRASIMATLIAKEMGVSQIVCKAKDELQAKVLYKIGADRVVFPERDMGVRVAHNLVSDNILDHIELDPEYSIVEIVTPTSWVGKTLVELELRARYEITVLAIKTGKSINVTPAPDEELKSGSILVVIGQNGKISSIASENKDLIRRK; encoded by the coding sequence ATGAAACAATATATAGTCATAGGATGCGGTAGATTTGGAGCATCAGTAGCAACAACTATGCATCTTTTAGGACATCAAGTTATGGCAATAGATAAAGGTGAAGAGATAATTCAAAATATAGCTGATAAAGTTACTCATGCAGCGATAGTTGACGTTACAGACGAACAGTCACTAAGATCACTGGGATTAGGAAATTTTGATGTTGCAATAGTTGCGATAGGTTCAGATATTAGAGCATCGATAATGGCTACTTTAATAGCTAAAGAGATGGGCGTATCTCAAATTGTATGTAAAGCCAAAGATGAGCTACAAGCTAAAGTTCTTTATAAAATAGGCGCAGATAGAGTCGTATTTCCTGAAAGAGATATGGGAGTTAGGGTTGCTCACAACTTAGTTTCAGATAATATATTAGATCATATAGAACTAGACCCAGAATATTCAATAGTAGAAATCGTAACACCTACAAGTTGGGTAGGAAAAACGCTAGTAGAATTAGAATTAAGAGCTAGATATGAAATAACAGTTTTAGCAATAAAGACAGGAAAAAGCATAAATGTTACTCCAGCTCCAGATGAGGAATTAAAATCTGGTAGTATTTTAGTTGTAATTGGGCAAAATGGGAAGATAAGCAGTATTGCCTCAGAAAATAAAGATTTAATTAGGAGAAAGTAG
- the pheS gene encoding phenylalanine--tRNA ligase subunit alpha — translation MQEKLLNLQEAALNEIKETSSIEVVESLRVKYLGKKGEITAILKEMGKLSAEERPVIGQVANKVRESIEGSISSKKEELKSIEKQKKLAEEIIDVTMPAKAVKVGKKHPISQITDEVNEIFMGMGFSIAEGPEVETVENNFDSLNAPKDHPSRDMSDTFYINSELLLRTQTSPVQVRTMKSQELPIKIISPGRCFRFDAPDATHSPMFHQIEGLVVGKDVTMAQLKGTLNMFVKKLFGEHTKTKFRPHNFPFTEPSAEVDVTCFKCEGAGCSMCKGEGWIEILGAGMVHPNVLRNCGIDPEVYSGFAFGMGLDRITMLKYEIDDIRLLFENDMRFLDQF, via the coding sequence GTGCAAGAAAAATTACTTAATTTACAAGAAGCTGCTTTAAATGAAATTAAAGAAACTTCAAGTATAGAAGTTGTAGAAAGCCTAAGAGTTAAATATTTAGGTAAAAAAGGTGAAATAACAGCAATACTTAAAGAAATGGGTAAACTATCAGCTGAAGAAAGACCAGTTATAGGTCAAGTTGCTAATAAGGTGAGAGAATCTATAGAAGGAAGCATATCTTCTAAAAAAGAAGAATTAAAATCTATAGAAAAGCAAAAGAAATTAGCTGAAGAAATTATAGATGTTACTATGCCAGCTAAAGCTGTTAAAGTAGGTAAAAAACATCCAATATCTCAAATAACAGATGAAGTAAATGAAATATTTATGGGAATGGGATTCAGTATAGCAGAAGGACCAGAAGTTGAAACGGTTGAGAATAACTTTGATTCATTAAATGCTCCTAAAGACCATCCATCAAGAGATATGAGTGATACATTCTACATCAATAGTGAGTTATTACTTAGAACTCAAACTTCTCCAGTTCAAGTTAGAACTATGAAGAGTCAAGAATTACCAATAAAAATAATATCTCCAGGTAGATGTTTCAGATTTGATGCACCAGATGCTACACATTCACCAATGTTCCATCAAATAGAAGGATTAGTTGTAGGAAAAGATGTAACAATGGCTCAATTAAAAGGAACATTAAATATGTTCGTTAAAAAGTTATTCGGAGAACATACAAAAACTAAATTTAGACCCCACAACTTCCCATTCACAGAACCAAGTGCAGAAGTAGATGTTACTTGTTTCAAATGTGAAGGTGCAGGATGTTCTATGTGTAAAGGTGAAGGATGGATAGAAATATTAGGTGCAGGTATGGTACATCCAAATGTACTTAGAAATTGTGGTATAGACCCAGAAGTTTATAGCGGATTTGCATTCGGTATGGGATTAGACAGAATAACAATGCTTAAATATGAAATAGATGATATAAGATTATTATTCGAAAATGATATGAGATTTTTAGATCAATTTTAA